Genomic window (Streptomyces sp. LX-29):
TGACCGCCACCGCCTCGCGCAGCTCCGCGCTGCCGTGGTGCTGCACGGTGAGCGCGGCGGCGCAGTGCTCCAGCAGAGGCACCCGGGCCAGGACCCGTCCGGCCTCCCGTAGCACCAGGCAGAGGGCGATGGGGTCCAGTCCGGCGCCGCCGTAGCGGGGGTCGAGGGTGAGGGAGAGCAGGTCCGCCGAGGCGAGACGCCGCCACAGGGGGCGGTCGAAGTCCTCGGCCACCGCACCGCGTCCCCGGGCCGGGCTGGGAACGCCGTCCGGGTCGACCCCGGAGAAGACGGCTTGCGCCGCCTCGACGGCCGCCTGCTGCTCTTCGGTGAAGGTGAAGTCCACGTCTCGCCGTCCCCTCCGCGCACCCTGCCGCTCCGACGGTCTGTCAGGGAGCTCTTCAGCCCCACCTGACAGCCCGTCAAGATAGAACAGGTTCTAGAAGAAGGGAACGGTCCTCGTCGGTGCAGGTGCCGGCGCCGGTGCCGGCGCCCGTGCGGTGCATCGCGCCGGTGCATCGGGCCGGCCGTCTCTTCGGTGGCGTCAACCGCCGTGTCGGGCGGCCGCTGCCGTCGTCGCGTCGTCAGCGGTCGAAGTCGAGCTCCACCTCCTCGCCCGCCGGGTGGGACTGGCAGGCCAGCACATAGCCCGCCTCGACCTCGTCCGGCTCCAGCGCGAAGTTCCGATCCATCCGCACCTCGCCCGAGACCAGGAACGCCCGACAGGTCCCGCAGACCCCGCCCTTGCAGGCGTAGGGCGCGTCCGCGCGGTGTCGCAGCACCGAATCCAGCAGCGTTTCGCCGTCCTCGACGGGCCAGCTGCCGGAGCGACCGTCCAGGGTGGCGGTCAGCGTGGCGTGCACCGGGGGTCCCGAGCGGCTCGGTTGCGCGGGGGAGGCGCCGTCGTCCACATGGAAGATCTCCTGGTGGACGCGGCCGCGCGGCACGCCCAGAGCGCGCAACGCCTGCTCCGCGCCCTGCACCAGGCCGTAGGGCCCGCACAGGAACCAGCCGTCCACCGATCCCACCGAAAGCAGCGTGGGGAGCAGCGTGGTCATCCGCTCCTGGTCCAGCCGACCGGAGACCAGCCCGGCCTGCTGGTCTTCCCGGGACAACACGCTCACCAGCTGGAACCGGTCCGGCCAGCGGTCCTTCAGGTCCGCGACCTCCTCCAGGAACATCGTGGAGGCGGCCGTGCGGTCGCTGCGGATCAGGCAGAAGCGGGCGTCCGGCCGGGTGGCGAGCAGGGTGGCCGCCATCGACAGCACGGGGGTGATGCCGCTGCCGCCGACGATCGCGGCGAAGCTGCCCGCCCGCGGGGCGAGGGTGAAGCGGCCGGCCGGAGGCAGCACCTCCACCACATCGCCGACCGCCAGCTCCTTGAGGGCGTATGTGGAGAACTCACCGCCGTCCACCAGCCGCACTCCGACCTGCACGGCCTCCGGCCCCTCGGTGCCGAGGACCGGGGTGCAGATGGAGTACGTACGGCGGATCTCCGAGCCGTTGGCCACACGGCGGACCGCGATGTGCTGCCCCGGGGTGTAGCGGAAGGTCTCGCGCAGCTCGGGGGGCACGCCGAAGGTCACGGCCACCGCGTCGGCGGTCAGGCGGTCGACCGCCGTCACCCGCAGCGGGTGGAAGGCGCCGTGGTGGACCGCGGCGGTCGAGGTGCGGGCCATCACAACTCCTTGAAGTGGTCGAACGGTTCGCGACATGTCTCGCAGCGGCGCAGCGCCTTGCAGGCGGTGGAGGAGAAGCGGCTGAGCAGCGCGGTGTCGGTGGAGCCGCAGTGGGGGCAGCGGATGGCCAGCGCCAGCGGCACGG
Coding sequences:
- a CDS encoding 2Fe-2S iron-sulfur cluster-binding protein, whose product is MARTSTAAVHHGAFHPLRVTAVDRLTADAVAVTFGVPPELRETFRYTPGQHIAVRRVANGSEIRRTYSICTPVLGTEGPEAVQVGVRLVDGGEFSTYALKELAVGDVVEVLPPAGRFTLAPRAGSFAAIVGGSGITPVLSMAATLLATRPDARFCLIRSDRTAASTMFLEEVADLKDRWPDRFQLVSVLSREDQQAGLVSGRLDQERMTTLLPTLLSVGSVDGWFLCGPYGLVQGAEQALRALGVPRGRVHQEIFHVDDGASPAQPSRSGPPVHATLTATLDGRSGSWPVEDGETLLDSVLRHRADAPYACKGGVCGTCRAFLVSGEVRMDRNFALEPDEVEAGYVLACQSHPAGEEVELDFDR